Proteins co-encoded in one Gossypium arboreum isolate Shixiya-1 chromosome 11, ASM2569848v2, whole genome shotgun sequence genomic window:
- the LOC108454891 gene encoding two-component response regulator-like APRR5 isoform X5 — protein MLKAKPHNIDLILTEVDLPSISGFALLTLIMEHEICKSIPVIMMSSQDSISTVYKCMLRGAADYLVKPLRRNELKNLWQHVWRRQQLIASGNTPQDESVGQKKVEAISENNAASNCSSGCLVGGERNKEQTEKGSEAQSTCTKPDMEAEDANMENMQEFLLLPSNSQEHEVQTNFNQRLLVHEKKTGAVGACKDTEILVEAGDALGDSPRKAIDFMGTFDRNCNSSLMNSTSKVGSLTHLDFSLGRCYPNAFENHATREKPTLWHPNSSAFTRYSSRPSQPLQSTLTSASDQKKESGTDSEKMLPNSISEYNSDTASPTLTPQRNTNPLTTGTTGQLKQTEVVASCTQQVILPVLVPSPSLANQKELACCVNPFHHPSFKSNSSGQFYDRLASNANQLTNQPLQKLDQKMNSTEDRGHISPTTDQSATSSFCNGSLSQLNGIAYGSSAASNNSNIEQVAVVRASADSKNDDVFPSPTGNSHRSIQREAALTKFRLKRKDRCFEKKVRYESRKKLAEQRPRVKGQFVRQPQADPSHYGNSSDG, from the exons ATGCTAAAAGCAAAACCCCATAACATTGATCTCATATTGACAGAAGTGGATTTGCCATCTATATCGGGATTCGCTCTTCTCACGTTGATCATGGAACACGAGATTTGTAAAAGCATCCCTGTTATAA TGATGTCCTCACAAGATTCGATTAGCACGGTATACAAATGCATGTTGAGAGGGGCTGCTGACTATCTTGTTAAGCCACTAAGAAGAAATGAGCTGAAAAATTTATGGCAGCATGTATGGAGAAGACAACAA TTGATAGCCAGTGGAAACACCCCTCAGGACGAGAGCGTTGGGCAGAAAAAGGTTGAAGCTATATCTGAAAATAATGCTGCAAGCAATTGTTCGAGTGGTTGTTTGGTTGGAGGTGAAAGAAATAAGGAACAAACCGAGAAAGGGAGTGAAGCTCAG AGCACATGTACAAAACCAGACATGGAAGCTGAGGATGCAAACATGGAAAATATGCAGGAATTTTTGCTCTTGCCGAGTAATTCTCAGGAGCACGAAGTTCAGACGAATTTCAATCAGAGACTGCTCGTGCATGAGAAGAAAACTGGGG CAGTTGGTGCTTGCAAGGATACCGAGATCTTGGTTGAGGCCGGTGATGCCCTTGGTGATTCACCAAGAAAAGCTATTGATTTCATGGGAACATTCGATAGAAATTGCAATTCTTCTTTGATGAATAGCACAAGTAAGGTCGGATCTTTGACACACTTGGATTTTTCGTTGGGACGATGTTATCCTAATGCATTCGAGAATCATGCTACTCGAGAAAAGCCTACCCTTTGGCATCCTAATTCTTCAGCCTTTACAAG GTACTCTAGCAGGCCATCACAGCCCCTGCAATCAACGCTGACAAGTGCAAGTGATCAAAAGAAAGAGTCCGGAACTGATTCTGAGAAGATGTTGCCCAATAGTATTTCTGAGTATAACTCTGACACTGCTAGTCCGACACTAACTCCTCAGAGAAACACGAACCCTTTGACAACCGGAACTACTGGTCAATTGAAGCAAACTGAAGTAGTGGCCTCATGCACACAACAGGTAATATTGCCTGTTCTAGTACCAAGTCCGAGCTTAGCCAACCAAAAGGAACTTGCCTGTTGTGTGAACCCATTTCACCATCCCAGTTTTAAAAGCAACTCATCCGGACAGTTTTACGATCGACTTGCCTCTAACGCAAACCAGTTAACCAACCAACCTTTGCAGAAGTTGGACCAAAAGATGAATTCAACCGAGGATAGAGGACACATTTCCCCTACCACCGACCAGAGTGCAACCAGCAGTTTCTGTAACGGCTCCTTAAGTCAACTTAATGGTATTGCATATGGAAGCAGTGCTGCAAGTAATAACAGTAATATCGAGCAGGTAGCTGTTGTCCGAGCTTCTGCAGACAGCAAGAACGACGATGTTTTCCCCAGTCCTACCGGAAATTCGCATCGTTCTATCCAAAGAGAGGCAGCTCTAACGAAGTTCCGCTTGAAGCGGAAAGATAGATGCTTTGAGAAAAAG GTCCGTTACGAGAGCCGAAAGAAACTCGCGGAACAGCGTCCAAGGGTTAAAGGTCAGTTTGTTCGTCAACCACAAGCTGATCCGTCCCATTACGGTAATTCATCCGATGGGTAG
- the LOC108454891 gene encoding two-component response regulator-like APRR5 isoform X3, with protein MKSDHDTFSKRGSQLFSALISSPILSLYPYYDLSVSAVPDGLQAWEMLKAKPHNIDLILTEVDLPSISGFALLTLIMEHEICKSIPVIMMSSQDSISTVYKCMLRGAADYLVKPLRRNELKNLWQHVWRRQQLIASGNTPQDESVGQKKVEAISENNAASNCSSGCLVGGERNKEQTEKGSEAQSTCTKPDMEAEDANMENMQEFLLLPSNSQEHEVQTNFNQRLLVHEKKTGAVGACKDTEILVEAGDALGDSPRKAIDFMGTFDRNCNSSLMNSTSKVGSLTHLDFSLGRCYPNAFENHATREKPTLWHPNSSAFTRYSSRPSQPLQSTLTSASDQKKESGTDSEKMLPNSISEYNSDTASPTLTPQRNTNPLTTGTTGQLKQTEVVASCTQQVILPVLVPSPSLANQKELACCVNPFHHPSFKSNSSGQFYDRLASNANQLTNQPLQKLDQKMNSTEDRGHISPTTDQSATSSFCNGSLSQLNGIAYGSSAASNNSNIEQVAVVRASADSKNDDVFPSPTGNSHRSIQREAALTKFRLKRKDRCFEKKVRYESRKKLAEQRPRVKGQFVRQPQADPSHYGNSSDG; from the exons ATGAAAAGTGATCATGACACCTTTTCTAAAAGAGGCTCTCAACTCTTTTCTGCTCTGATCTCCTCTCCGATCCTCTCCCTGTACCCATATTACGATCTTTCGG TTTCTGCTGTTCCTGATGGCTTGCAGGCATGGGAGATGCTAAAAGCAAAACCCCATAACATTGATCTCATATTGACAGAAGTGGATTTGCCATCTATATCGGGATTCGCTCTTCTCACGTTGATCATGGAACACGAGATTTGTAAAAGCATCCCTGTTATAA TGATGTCCTCACAAGATTCGATTAGCACGGTATACAAATGCATGTTGAGAGGGGCTGCTGACTATCTTGTTAAGCCACTAAGAAGAAATGAGCTGAAAAATTTATGGCAGCATGTATGGAGAAGACAACAA TTGATAGCCAGTGGAAACACCCCTCAGGACGAGAGCGTTGGGCAGAAAAAGGTTGAAGCTATATCTGAAAATAATGCTGCAAGCAATTGTTCGAGTGGTTGTTTGGTTGGAGGTGAAAGAAATAAGGAACAAACCGAGAAAGGGAGTGAAGCTCAG AGCACATGTACAAAACCAGACATGGAAGCTGAGGATGCAAACATGGAAAATATGCAGGAATTTTTGCTCTTGCCGAGTAATTCTCAGGAGCACGAAGTTCAGACGAATTTCAATCAGAGACTGCTCGTGCATGAGAAGAAAACTGGGG CAGTTGGTGCTTGCAAGGATACCGAGATCTTGGTTGAGGCCGGTGATGCCCTTGGTGATTCACCAAGAAAAGCTATTGATTTCATGGGAACATTCGATAGAAATTGCAATTCTTCTTTGATGAATAGCACAAGTAAGGTCGGATCTTTGACACACTTGGATTTTTCGTTGGGACGATGTTATCCTAATGCATTCGAGAATCATGCTACTCGAGAAAAGCCTACCCTTTGGCATCCTAATTCTTCAGCCTTTACAAG GTACTCTAGCAGGCCATCACAGCCCCTGCAATCAACGCTGACAAGTGCAAGTGATCAAAAGAAAGAGTCCGGAACTGATTCTGAGAAGATGTTGCCCAATAGTATTTCTGAGTATAACTCTGACACTGCTAGTCCGACACTAACTCCTCAGAGAAACACGAACCCTTTGACAACCGGAACTACTGGTCAATTGAAGCAAACTGAAGTAGTGGCCTCATGCACACAACAGGTAATATTGCCTGTTCTAGTACCAAGTCCGAGCTTAGCCAACCAAAAGGAACTTGCCTGTTGTGTGAACCCATTTCACCATCCCAGTTTTAAAAGCAACTCATCCGGACAGTTTTACGATCGACTTGCCTCTAACGCAAACCAGTTAACCAACCAACCTTTGCAGAAGTTGGACCAAAAGATGAATTCAACCGAGGATAGAGGACACATTTCCCCTACCACCGACCAGAGTGCAACCAGCAGTTTCTGTAACGGCTCCTTAAGTCAACTTAATGGTATTGCATATGGAAGCAGTGCTGCAAGTAATAACAGTAATATCGAGCAGGTAGCTGTTGTCCGAGCTTCTGCAGACAGCAAGAACGACGATGTTTTCCCCAGTCCTACCGGAAATTCGCATCGTTCTATCCAAAGAGAGGCAGCTCTAACGAAGTTCCGCTTGAAGCGGAAAGATAGATGCTTTGAGAAAAAG GTCCGTTACGAGAGCCGAAAGAAACTCGCGGAACAGCGTCCAAGGGTTAAAGGTCAGTTTGTTCGTCAACCACAAGCTGATCCGTCCCATTACGGTAATTCATCCGATGGGTAG
- the LOC108456098 gene encoding NDR1/HIN1-like protein 26: MSQVFSKSPKHCAERRRFTISKYHKKLFFAFSSFLTLLLAVIFLIWLTLHPSKPQFSLTQADIYQLSLTRPSLLNSSIQLTFLSKNPNKRVAIYYDQLQAYASYKGQQITVDTSLPPFYQDHEEANLLTAFLQGTALPVAPSFGYEVGRDQIAGKIVLSLKVNGKLRWKVGSWVSGRYRFNVNCVSIIAFGPNTVPTSPLSSNRGTQCSTTV; this comes from the coding sequence ATGTCTCAAGTCTTCTCAAAATCCCCCAAACACTGCGCCGAACGACGACGTTTCACCATTTCCAAATACCACAAGAAACTCTTCTTCGCTTTCTCTTCCTTCTTGACCCTCCTTTTAGCCGTCATCTTCCTCATCTGGTTAACCCTTCACCCTTCCAAACCACAGTTCTCTCTCACTCAAGCGGATATCTATCAACTCAGCTTAACTCGCCCTTCCCTTCTTAACTCATCCATCCAACTCACTTTCCTCTCTAAAAACCCAAACAAAAGAGTCGCCATTTACTACGACCAGTTACAAGCTTACGCTTCATATAAAGGTCAACAAATAACTGTTGATACCTCTCTTCCTCCGTTTTATCAAGACCATGAAGAAGCCAACTTGTTGACTGCGTTTTTACAAGGAACGGCCTTGCCGGTGGCTCCGTCTTTTGGATACGAAGTTGGACGTGATCAGATCGCTGGTAAGATAGTTTTGAGCTTGAAAGTTAATGGGAAACTCCGGTGGAAAGTCGGGAGTTGGGTTTCCGGCCGTTACCGATTCAACGTTAACTGTGTGTCTATTATAGCGTTTGGACCTAATACTGTCCCAACGAGTCCATTGAGTTCAAATCGAGGGACTCAGTGTTCCACTACCGTGTGA
- the LOC108454891 gene encoding two-component response regulator-like APRR5 isoform X4, with translation MGEVLMSSDEVKTESEVDRENGEFEGNKRRKIMSGGSFVSGEAVNWESFLPTMALRVLLVEADDSTRQIVTALLRKCNYRVSAVPDGLQAWEMLKAKPHNIDLILTEVDLPSISGFALLTLIMEHEICKSIPVIMMSSQDSISTVYKCMLRGAADYLVKPLRRNELKNLWQHVWRRQQLIASGNTPQDESVGQKKVEAISENNAASNCSSGCLVGGERNKEQTEKGSEAQSTCTKPDMEAEDANMENMQEFLLLPSNSQEHEVQTNFNQRLLVHEKKTGAVGACKDTEILVEAGDALGDSPRKAIDFMGTFDRNCNSSLMNSTSKVGSLTHLDFSLGRCYPNAFENHATREKPTLWHPNSSAFTRYSSRPSQPLQSTLTSASDQKKESGTDSEKMLPNSISEYNSDTASPTLTPQRNTNPLTTGTTGQLKQTEVVASCTQQKLDQKMNSTEDRGHISPTTDQSATSSFCNGSLSQLNGIAYGSSAASNNSNIEQVAVVRASADSKNDDVFPSPTGNSHRSIQREAALTKFRLKRKDRCFEKKVRYESRKKLAEQRPRVKGQFVRQPQADPSHYGNSSDG, from the exons ATGGGTGAGGTTTTGATGAGCAGCGATGAAGTGAAAACAGAGAGCGAAGTCGATAGAGAAAATGGGGAATTTGAAGGGAATAAGAGAAGGAAGATTATGAGTGGTGGGAGTTTTGTTTCTGGTGAAGCTGTGAATTGGGAAAGCTTTTTACCAACAATGGCGTTAAGGGTTTTATTGGTTGAAGCTGATGATTCAACTAGACAGATTGTTACTGCTCTTCTTAGGAAATGCAATTACAGAG TTTCTGCTGTTCCTGATGGCTTGCAGGCATGGGAGATGCTAAAAGCAAAACCCCATAACATTGATCTCATATTGACAGAAGTGGATTTGCCATCTATATCGGGATTCGCTCTTCTCACGTTGATCATGGAACACGAGATTTGTAAAAGCATCCCTGTTATAA TGATGTCCTCACAAGATTCGATTAGCACGGTATACAAATGCATGTTGAGAGGGGCTGCTGACTATCTTGTTAAGCCACTAAGAAGAAATGAGCTGAAAAATTTATGGCAGCATGTATGGAGAAGACAACAA TTGATAGCCAGTGGAAACACCCCTCAGGACGAGAGCGTTGGGCAGAAAAAGGTTGAAGCTATATCTGAAAATAATGCTGCAAGCAATTGTTCGAGTGGTTGTTTGGTTGGAGGTGAAAGAAATAAGGAACAAACCGAGAAAGGGAGTGAAGCTCAG AGCACATGTACAAAACCAGACATGGAAGCTGAGGATGCAAACATGGAAAATATGCAGGAATTTTTGCTCTTGCCGAGTAATTCTCAGGAGCACGAAGTTCAGACGAATTTCAATCAGAGACTGCTCGTGCATGAGAAGAAAACTGGGG CAGTTGGTGCTTGCAAGGATACCGAGATCTTGGTTGAGGCCGGTGATGCCCTTGGTGATTCACCAAGAAAAGCTATTGATTTCATGGGAACATTCGATAGAAATTGCAATTCTTCTTTGATGAATAGCACAAGTAAGGTCGGATCTTTGACACACTTGGATTTTTCGTTGGGACGATGTTATCCTAATGCATTCGAGAATCATGCTACTCGAGAAAAGCCTACCCTTTGGCATCCTAATTCTTCAGCCTTTACAAG GTACTCTAGCAGGCCATCACAGCCCCTGCAATCAACGCTGACAAGTGCAAGTGATCAAAAGAAAGAGTCCGGAACTGATTCTGAGAAGATGTTGCCCAATAGTATTTCTGAGTATAACTCTGACACTGCTAGTCCGACACTAACTCCTCAGAGAAACACGAACCCTTTGACAACCGGAACTACTGGTCAATTGAAGCAAACTGAAGTAGTGGCCTCATGCACACAACAG AAGTTGGACCAAAAGATGAATTCAACCGAGGATAGAGGACACATTTCCCCTACCACCGACCAGAGTGCAACCAGCAGTTTCTGTAACGGCTCCTTAAGTCAACTTAATGGTATTGCATATGGAAGCAGTGCTGCAAGTAATAACAGTAATATCGAGCAGGTAGCTGTTGTCCGAGCTTCTGCAGACAGCAAGAACGACGATGTTTTCCCCAGTCCTACCGGAAATTCGCATCGTTCTATCCAAAGAGAGGCAGCTCTAACGAAGTTCCGCTTGAAGCGGAAAGATAGATGCTTTGAGAAAAAG GTCCGTTACGAGAGCCGAAAGAAACTCGCGGAACAGCGTCCAAGGGTTAAAGGTCAGTTTGTTCGTCAACCACAAGCTGATCCGTCCCATTACGGTAATTCATCCGATGGGTAG
- the LOC108454891 gene encoding two-component response regulator-like APRR5 isoform X2 yields the protein MGEVLMSSDEVKTESEVDRENGEFEGNKRRKIMSGGSFVSGEAVNWESFLPTMALRVLLVEADDSTRQIVTALLRKCNYRVSAVPDGLQAWEMLKAKPHNIDLILTEVDLPSISGFALLTLIMEHEICKSIPVIMMSSQDSISTVYKCMLRGAADYLVKPLRRNELKNLWQHVWRRQQLIASGNTPQDESVGQKKVEAISENNAASNCSSGCLVGGERNKEQTEKGSEAQSTCTKPDMEAEDANMENMQEFLLLPSNSQEHEVQTNFNQRLLVHEKKTGVGACKDTEILVEAGDALGDSPRKAIDFMGTFDRNCNSSLMNSTSKVGSLTHLDFSLGRCYPNAFENHATREKPTLWHPNSSAFTRYSSRPSQPLQSTLTSASDQKKESGTDSEKMLPNSISEYNSDTASPTLTPQRNTNPLTTGTTGQLKQTEVVASCTQQVILPVLVPSPSLANQKELACCVNPFHHPSFKSNSSGQFYDRLASNANQLTNQPLQKLDQKMNSTEDRGHISPTTDQSATSSFCNGSLSQLNGIAYGSSAASNNSNIEQVAVVRASADSKNDDVFPSPTGNSHRSIQREAALTKFRLKRKDRCFEKKVRYESRKKLAEQRPRVKGQFVRQPQADPSHYGNSSDG from the exons ATGGGTGAGGTTTTGATGAGCAGCGATGAAGTGAAAACAGAGAGCGAAGTCGATAGAGAAAATGGGGAATTTGAAGGGAATAAGAGAAGGAAGATTATGAGTGGTGGGAGTTTTGTTTCTGGTGAAGCTGTGAATTGGGAAAGCTTTTTACCAACAATGGCGTTAAGGGTTTTATTGGTTGAAGCTGATGATTCAACTAGACAGATTGTTACTGCTCTTCTTAGGAAATGCAATTACAGAG TTTCTGCTGTTCCTGATGGCTTGCAGGCATGGGAGATGCTAAAAGCAAAACCCCATAACATTGATCTCATATTGACAGAAGTGGATTTGCCATCTATATCGGGATTCGCTCTTCTCACGTTGATCATGGAACACGAGATTTGTAAAAGCATCCCTGTTATAA TGATGTCCTCACAAGATTCGATTAGCACGGTATACAAATGCATGTTGAGAGGGGCTGCTGACTATCTTGTTAAGCCACTAAGAAGAAATGAGCTGAAAAATTTATGGCAGCATGTATGGAGAAGACAACAA TTGATAGCCAGTGGAAACACCCCTCAGGACGAGAGCGTTGGGCAGAAAAAGGTTGAAGCTATATCTGAAAATAATGCTGCAAGCAATTGTTCGAGTGGTTGTTTGGTTGGAGGTGAAAGAAATAAGGAACAAACCGAGAAAGGGAGTGAAGCTCAG AGCACATGTACAAAACCAGACATGGAAGCTGAGGATGCAAACATGGAAAATATGCAGGAATTTTTGCTCTTGCCGAGTAATTCTCAGGAGCACGAAGTTCAGACGAATTTCAATCAGAGACTGCTCGTGCATGAGAAGAAAACTGGGG TTGGTGCTTGCAAGGATACCGAGATCTTGGTTGAGGCCGGTGATGCCCTTGGTGATTCACCAAGAAAAGCTATTGATTTCATGGGAACATTCGATAGAAATTGCAATTCTTCTTTGATGAATAGCACAAGTAAGGTCGGATCTTTGACACACTTGGATTTTTCGTTGGGACGATGTTATCCTAATGCATTCGAGAATCATGCTACTCGAGAAAAGCCTACCCTTTGGCATCCTAATTCTTCAGCCTTTACAAG GTACTCTAGCAGGCCATCACAGCCCCTGCAATCAACGCTGACAAGTGCAAGTGATCAAAAGAAAGAGTCCGGAACTGATTCTGAGAAGATGTTGCCCAATAGTATTTCTGAGTATAACTCTGACACTGCTAGTCCGACACTAACTCCTCAGAGAAACACGAACCCTTTGACAACCGGAACTACTGGTCAATTGAAGCAAACTGAAGTAGTGGCCTCATGCACACAACAGGTAATATTGCCTGTTCTAGTACCAAGTCCGAGCTTAGCCAACCAAAAGGAACTTGCCTGTTGTGTGAACCCATTTCACCATCCCAGTTTTAAAAGCAACTCATCCGGACAGTTTTACGATCGACTTGCCTCTAACGCAAACCAGTTAACCAACCAACCTTTGCAGAAGTTGGACCAAAAGATGAATTCAACCGAGGATAGAGGACACATTTCCCCTACCACCGACCAGAGTGCAACCAGCAGTTTCTGTAACGGCTCCTTAAGTCAACTTAATGGTATTGCATATGGAAGCAGTGCTGCAAGTAATAACAGTAATATCGAGCAGGTAGCTGTTGTCCGAGCTTCTGCAGACAGCAAGAACGACGATGTTTTCCCCAGTCCTACCGGAAATTCGCATCGTTCTATCCAAAGAGAGGCAGCTCTAACGAAGTTCCGCTTGAAGCGGAAAGATAGATGCTTTGAGAAAAAG GTCCGTTACGAGAGCCGAAAGAAACTCGCGGAACAGCGTCCAAGGGTTAAAGGTCAGTTTGTTCGTCAACCACAAGCTGATCCGTCCCATTACGGTAATTCATCCGATGGGTAG
- the LOC108454891 gene encoding two-component response regulator-like APRR5 isoform X1, which translates to MGEVLMSSDEVKTESEVDRENGEFEGNKRRKIMSGGSFVSGEAVNWESFLPTMALRVLLVEADDSTRQIVTALLRKCNYRVSAVPDGLQAWEMLKAKPHNIDLILTEVDLPSISGFALLTLIMEHEICKSIPVIMMSSQDSISTVYKCMLRGAADYLVKPLRRNELKNLWQHVWRRQQLIASGNTPQDESVGQKKVEAISENNAASNCSSGCLVGGERNKEQTEKGSEAQSTCTKPDMEAEDANMENMQEFLLLPSNSQEHEVQTNFNQRLLVHEKKTGAVGACKDTEILVEAGDALGDSPRKAIDFMGTFDRNCNSSLMNSTSKVGSLTHLDFSLGRCYPNAFENHATREKPTLWHPNSSAFTRYSSRPSQPLQSTLTSASDQKKESGTDSEKMLPNSISEYNSDTASPTLTPQRNTNPLTTGTTGQLKQTEVVASCTQQVILPVLVPSPSLANQKELACCVNPFHHPSFKSNSSGQFYDRLASNANQLTNQPLQKLDQKMNSTEDRGHISPTTDQSATSSFCNGSLSQLNGIAYGSSAASNNSNIEQVAVVRASADSKNDDVFPSPTGNSHRSIQREAALTKFRLKRKDRCFEKKVRYESRKKLAEQRPRVKGQFVRQPQADPSHYGNSSDG; encoded by the exons ATGGGTGAGGTTTTGATGAGCAGCGATGAAGTGAAAACAGAGAGCGAAGTCGATAGAGAAAATGGGGAATTTGAAGGGAATAAGAGAAGGAAGATTATGAGTGGTGGGAGTTTTGTTTCTGGTGAAGCTGTGAATTGGGAAAGCTTTTTACCAACAATGGCGTTAAGGGTTTTATTGGTTGAAGCTGATGATTCAACTAGACAGATTGTTACTGCTCTTCTTAGGAAATGCAATTACAGAG TTTCTGCTGTTCCTGATGGCTTGCAGGCATGGGAGATGCTAAAAGCAAAACCCCATAACATTGATCTCATATTGACAGAAGTGGATTTGCCATCTATATCGGGATTCGCTCTTCTCACGTTGATCATGGAACACGAGATTTGTAAAAGCATCCCTGTTATAA TGATGTCCTCACAAGATTCGATTAGCACGGTATACAAATGCATGTTGAGAGGGGCTGCTGACTATCTTGTTAAGCCACTAAGAAGAAATGAGCTGAAAAATTTATGGCAGCATGTATGGAGAAGACAACAA TTGATAGCCAGTGGAAACACCCCTCAGGACGAGAGCGTTGGGCAGAAAAAGGTTGAAGCTATATCTGAAAATAATGCTGCAAGCAATTGTTCGAGTGGTTGTTTGGTTGGAGGTGAAAGAAATAAGGAACAAACCGAGAAAGGGAGTGAAGCTCAG AGCACATGTACAAAACCAGACATGGAAGCTGAGGATGCAAACATGGAAAATATGCAGGAATTTTTGCTCTTGCCGAGTAATTCTCAGGAGCACGAAGTTCAGACGAATTTCAATCAGAGACTGCTCGTGCATGAGAAGAAAACTGGGG CAGTTGGTGCTTGCAAGGATACCGAGATCTTGGTTGAGGCCGGTGATGCCCTTGGTGATTCACCAAGAAAAGCTATTGATTTCATGGGAACATTCGATAGAAATTGCAATTCTTCTTTGATGAATAGCACAAGTAAGGTCGGATCTTTGACACACTTGGATTTTTCGTTGGGACGATGTTATCCTAATGCATTCGAGAATCATGCTACTCGAGAAAAGCCTACCCTTTGGCATCCTAATTCTTCAGCCTTTACAAG GTACTCTAGCAGGCCATCACAGCCCCTGCAATCAACGCTGACAAGTGCAAGTGATCAAAAGAAAGAGTCCGGAACTGATTCTGAGAAGATGTTGCCCAATAGTATTTCTGAGTATAACTCTGACACTGCTAGTCCGACACTAACTCCTCAGAGAAACACGAACCCTTTGACAACCGGAACTACTGGTCAATTGAAGCAAACTGAAGTAGTGGCCTCATGCACACAACAGGTAATATTGCCTGTTCTAGTACCAAGTCCGAGCTTAGCCAACCAAAAGGAACTTGCCTGTTGTGTGAACCCATTTCACCATCCCAGTTTTAAAAGCAACTCATCCGGACAGTTTTACGATCGACTTGCCTCTAACGCAAACCAGTTAACCAACCAACCTTTGCAGAAGTTGGACCAAAAGATGAATTCAACCGAGGATAGAGGACACATTTCCCCTACCACCGACCAGAGTGCAACCAGCAGTTTCTGTAACGGCTCCTTAAGTCAACTTAATGGTATTGCATATGGAAGCAGTGCTGCAAGTAATAACAGTAATATCGAGCAGGTAGCTGTTGTCCGAGCTTCTGCAGACAGCAAGAACGACGATGTTTTCCCCAGTCCTACCGGAAATTCGCATCGTTCTATCCAAAGAGAGGCAGCTCTAACGAAGTTCCGCTTGAAGCGGAAAGATAGATGCTTTGAGAAAAAG GTCCGTTACGAGAGCCGAAAGAAACTCGCGGAACAGCGTCCAAGGGTTAAAGGTCAGTTTGTTCGTCAACCACAAGCTGATCCGTCCCATTACGGTAATTCATCCGATGGGTAG